The Staphylococcus simiae genome includes the window TCGCTATTTAAAATAGCAACTGCACCTGTTTGTGCAAGTGCTTCAGTAATTAGCACACCTGGCATAACTGCATAATCAGGAAAATGACCTTGGAAAAATGGTTCATTACCTGAAACTTGTTTAATAGCAACACAACGTGTACCTTCTTCATACTCAACAACTTTATCAATTAATAAAAATGGTTGTCTATGAGGTATAATTTGTTTAATTTGGTTATAATCAAAAATTGTTTCCATTTTTAAAATGCCTCCATTAATTGAACTATGTTTGATTAATCGTTAATTCTGACGATATCTGCACCTAATTGTTTTAATTTACCATGTAAATCTACATAGCCTCTGTCTAAATGTTTTAATTCAGTAACTTGTGTGGTACCATCAGCAACCAAACCAGCTAATATTAATGCAGCCGCGGCTCTTAAATCAGTTGCTTTAACTTGAGCACCTTGTAAACTACTCTTACCTTCAATTTTTGCACTACGACCTTCAACATTAATATTAGCATTCATACGTTTAAATTCAGCAACATGCATGAAGCGATTTTCAAATACAGTTTCAGTAACAACTTTATGACCATTAGCTGTTAATAATAAGGCCATCATTTGAGATTGCATATCTGTTGGGAATCCAGGATGCGGTAAAGTTTTAATATCAACTGGTTGCAGCTCATCATCTACAGTAACACGAATTGCATCTTCCAAGTATTCAAGTTGAACACCCATTTCTTCTAATTTATAAACTAAACTAGCCATATGTTCTTTGATTGCACCGTGTACTAATACATCACCACGCGTAATTGCACCTGCAATTAATAGCGTTCCTGCTTCAATTCTATCTGGAATAATCGCATGCTCAACACCAACTAATCTATCGACACCATTTATCGTAATCGTATCAGTTCCTGCTCCAGTTATACGACCGCCCATTTCGTTAATATAATTAGCTAAATCAACGATTTCTGGTTCTTTAGCGGCATTTTCAATGACTGTTTTACCATTAGCTAAAGAAGCTGCCATAATTAAATTTTGAGTTGCTCCAACACTTGGGAAGTCCAAATGAATAGAGGCACCTTTCAACCCATCTTTAGCGTTAGCATAAATATTGCCATTTTCAAGGTGAATATCTGCACCAAGTGCTTCAAAACCTTTAATGTGTTGTTCAATAGGTCTACTACCAATCGCACATCCACCTGGTAAAGCAACAATAGCGTGACCTAATCTTGCAAGTAATGGACCCATAACTAAGATACTTGCGCGCATTTTACTTACATATTCATATGGTGCTTCTTCATTTAATGTACTTGTTGCATCAACAATAACGGAATTTTCTTCTTTTTTATATGTAACATCCGCATTTAATGTTGAAAGCACATTGTTGATCGTTTCTACGTCACTTAAAGCTGGAACATTAACTAATTTACTAGGTTTATCAGAAGCCAATAATGAAGCTGTTAATATTGGAAGAACAGCATTTTTTGCACCTTCAACTTTAACTTCACCTGTTAATCTATTTCCACCTTTAATTACTATTTTATCCATCATTTATCCTCCACTTATAACTCCTATTACTTTTACATTTCCCTAATTTAAGTTCTATTTAATTATTCGATTATTATTTAATTATAGCTATTTTTAATAATAAATAATAGAGTCTACTTTATTTTATTAAATATTTCACTTGCGTTGAGTATTGTAACAAATCTACAATAAAATTGCTTACTGCAGTACCTAGCAATATTGCAATAAAAATCATACATACTTGCAATTGTAATGTATAGCCTTTTTTGAAAAATTGGTCTAATCTTACTGAATGTAAAGCCCAATAAGCTATGCATATACATACTACATGTAATACTAAATGGATAACTGCAAATTGACCTAAATAATCCATTAATGTCACCTCTTATGATTACTGTATTACATTGTACATGAAATATTTGAATAATGATATAACATTTATACCCGTTTTTAGATTTCTTAACTTCAAAATCAGCTAAAAAGAAACGACTAAATTATAAACAAAACATGTCATTTTTTATAATTTTAGTGTTAATAAACTTATTGAAGAATTATTCTGTTAGAATTTGTCTATATCGAAATATTTATAACAATCAATTTTCCAACAGATTTGGTTTATAATGTCCTCTGACAATACTAACTGCGCTTAAAAATGCTGATTTAGCAATATTTTTAATCCAGATAACTACTGTTAATCGCATCGTATTAAATTATCCCAGCTTTCATCATTTCCTATGTTACCTTTATACTAAATACCTTGTCTTTCGCTATACTGCATACAGCTATAAGAGTTAAAGGTATGTGTGATGATAGAATATACTTTAACAAAAAAAGGCTGGGCCATAAATCCCAAAAATAATAGCACATAGATGATTTTATTGTTAAATCGTCTTTGCGCTTCTTTATGTTCAATACTCCGTATTGTAGTTTCGCGTTCCTAGGGTGCTATCTCAGCCTGTAGTCTTCGACTAGCACTGCTCCCTCAGGAGTCTTCACTACAACACTTCGTTTTTTATGTAATTTTACATGTAAATACTTCAAAAAAATAAGACACTTTCGTATAATTTAATAAATACCAATAAACCAAATTAACGAGGTGTCTTATGTATAAAGATTATAACATGACTCAACTTACACTACCAATGGAAACTTCAGTAAAAATTCCTCAAAATGATATTTCAAGATACGTTAATGACATAGTTGAAAGCATACCAGATAGAGAATTCGACGAATTCAAACATTATCGTGGTGCGACTTCATATCATCCAAAAATGATGTTAAAAATTATTCTATATATCTACACACAATCTGTATATTCTGGAAGAAAAATAGAAAGATTACTCAATGATAGTCTTCGTATGATGTGGTTGTCTCAAAATCAAACACCTTCATATAAAACAATTAATCGATTCAGAGTCAATCCTAAAACAGATGCCTTAATTGAATCTTTATTTATCCAATTTCATAGTCAGTGTCTAAAACAAAACCTTATTGATGATCAAGCTATTTTTATCGATGGAACCAAAGTAGAAGCTGATGCTGGTTATGGTAGTGAACAAAATTACATGGCTATTATCGATGATTTTAATAGAACACCATTGATTATATATGGAATGTTTATTAAAGATAAAACTAAAAAATTTAAAGTGACATTTTTAATACTCAGAAATGGGATTATGATGAAATCAACGATGAATTTATTTGTCCAAATCAAAAACGATTAGGATTTAAACGATATGCTTATCGTAATGATAAATATGGATTCAAAAGAGATTTTAAATCTCAAGTAAAACCAAAGCTTTCTGAGCCAGAGACGAAAAAATCTATAGTCAAAGAAAAATTGACGTAGAACCTGTTTTTGGATTCATGAAGACTATTTTGGGGTTCACTCGAGTGTCAGTTCGAGGACTCGATAAGGTTAAACGTGAACTTGGATTTGTATTAATGGCAGTTAACATAAGGAAAATAGCAGCTCAACGAGCTGTATATTTCAAAATTAATAACGAAAAAGACAATTTCTATCAATTTTCAATAGAAATTGTCTTTTTTTACTTTCACCAAGAACTTAATGTCCCAGGCTCTTTTAATTTGTTATGTTAATTCAGCCACACGCAAACGGTTATTTGCTCTTTGTAAAGCTCTTTCAGCTCTATTAATATCAGTATTATCGTCTTCATTTTCCAAATGAGACTCTGCTCTAGCTTTAGCTAATTTTGCACGTTCAACATCAATTTCTGCAGCAGTTTCAGCAGTTTGAACTATGATAGAAACTTTATGTTGTCTTACTTCTACGAAACCATCGCTAACTGCTACATATTCAGCTCCATTATGGAAGTTTACTTTTACATAGCCAGTTGTTAAAGCAGCTACAGTTGGAATATGTCCACTCATGATACCCATTTCACCAGCTGTTGTTTGCATAACAGTAAGTTCAACGTCATCGCGATCATAAACAGAACCATTAGGAGTGACAATATCTAGGTTTAATGTATTCATTATCCATTCCTCCTAATTTTATACTTCAACACCCATATCTTTTGCTTTTTCAATTACATCGTCCATACTTCCTACTAAACGGAAAGCATCTTCAGGAATATGGTCATATTTGCCTTCTAAAATATCTTTAAAGTTTTGTACTGTTGTTTTAACAGGTACATATGAACCTTTTTGACCTGTAAATTGTTCAGCTACATGGAAGTTTTGAGATAAGAAGAATTGAATTCGACGCGCACGTTCAACAGTTTGCTTGTCTTCATCTGATAATTCATCCATACCTAAAATAGCAATGATATCTTGTAATTCACGATATTTTTGTAATGTAGATTGTACATCACGCGCTACTTCATAATGTTCTTGGCCAACGATTGAAGGCTCTAGTGCTCTTGAAGTAGATGCTAATGGATCTACCGCAGGATAAATACCCATTTCAGTTAATTTACGCTCTAAGTTTGTTGTAGCATCTAAGTGCGCAAATGCTGTTGCAGGAGCAGGGTCAGTATAGTCATCGGCTGGTACGAATACTGCTTGAATAGATGTTACTGAACCTTTAGTAGTAGATGTAATACGTTCTTGTAATTGACCCATTTCAGTTGCAAGCGTTGGTTGGTAACCTACGGCTGATGGCATACGACCTAATAAGGCAGAAACCTCAGAACCAGCTTGAGTAAATCTGAAAATGTTATCGATAAATAGTAAAACGTCTTGACCTTGTTCATCACGGAAGTATTCAGCCATTGTTAAACCAGATAAAGCAACACGCATACGTGCACCAGGTGGTTCATTCATTTGACCGAATACCATTGCAGTTTTCTTAATTACACCACTATCGCTCATTTCGAAGTATAAGTCATTACCTTCACGTGTACGTTCACCTACACCAGCGAATACAGAAATACCACCATGCTCTTGGGCGATATTATTAATTAACTCTTGGATTAATACAGTTTTACCTACTCCGGCACCACCGAACAAACCAATTTTACCACCTTTAATGTAAGGTGCTAATAAATCTACTACTTTAATACCAGTCTCAAGAATTTGAACTTCTGTTGAAAGTTCGTCAAAAGCTGGAGCTTGGCGATGGATAGGATCACGACGAACTGATTCTGGAACATCACCTTTTAAATCAATCGCCTCACCTAATACATTAAATACTCGTCCTAAAGTTTCATCACCTACAGGAACACTAATTTCTTTACCTGTATCTTGTACATCCATGCCTCTTTGAACACCGTCAGTTGAGTCCATTGCAATCGTACGTACAACATCATCACCTAATTGAAGTGCCACTTCTAAAGTTAATTGAATTGTGCCTTCTTCTTTAGGTACTTCAATAACTAAAGCATTATTAATTTTAGGAACTTCGTTATGTTCAAATCGAACGTCAATTACAGGACCCATAACTTGGGTTACACGGCCAATTCCCATGCTATTTTCCTCCTTTAAATATTACTCAAGTGCTGAAGAACCACCAACAATTTCAGTGATTTGTTGTGTAATTTCAGCTTGTCTTGCTCTATTATATTGTAATGATAAATCATCAATAAGTTCAGTTGCATTATCAGTAGCATTTTTCATTGCAGTCATACGAGTAGCATGCTCACTAGCTTTTGCATCTAATATCGTTCCATAAATTAAACTTTCTACATATTGAGGAAGAATTACGCTCAAAATAGATTCTTTGTCAGGTTCAAATTCATATGAAGACATTTGTCCTTGCCCTTTACTAGAATCTTCTTGAGATAATGGTAAGACTTGTCTCTTTGTAGGTTTATTTTCAAGAACACTTACATAATGACTATAGTATATATTTAATTCGTCGATTTCCTCTTCACTATATAAATCTATTGCATGGTTAGCTATTGCTTGAACAGATTTAAATGATGGTTGATCAGGTACGTCAACTTGAGAATACTCAACTTCATAACCTCTATTTTTCAGAAAATCAACACCTTGTTGACCTAAGACTACAATACTGTATTCACTGCTATCTTGATGCTTAGCTTCAATGTCACTAACCATTTTCTTAAGAACATTGGCACTATAAGCACCAGCTAAACCTTTATCACTAGTGATGACTAAATAACCACTTCTAGTAATTGTTCTAGGTCTTAGCATTGGATGGTTAGTATTGCTACTTCCACCTGCAATCGCAGTAATCGCATCTTGCATTTTATCCATATATGGTGTGAATTGTTTTGTATTTTTCTCAGCTCTACGAAGCTTTGAACTAGAAACCATGTTCATGGCTTTGGTAATTTGCTTCATTTTTTTGGTTGATTTTATTCGACTATCAATTTCTTTAAGAGAAGCCACTATCTCACCACCTTATACTAAACTTGTATATTATTCAGATTTGCTAAAGCTTTTTTTGAAATTATTTATAGCTGTATCAAACTTATCAGCATCTGGTAAGCTACCAGTTTCTCTGATTTCATTTAACAGTTCAGTAGCATTTTGATCTGCCCAGTGGTTTAATTCATCTTCAAAACGACTAATATCAACAACTGGAATATCATCTAAATATCCTTTAGTTAACGCATAAATAATTAATACTTGATACTCTACTTGTAAAGGTTTATTTTGATCTTGTTTTAAGACTTCAACTGTACGTTTACCGCGTTCAAGTTTGCTTGCTGTGAATTCGTCTAAATCAGAGCCGAATTGCGCAAATGATTCAAGTTCTCTATATGAAGCTAGGTCTAAACGTAATGTTCCAGCAACCTTTTTCATAGCTTTAATTTGTGCAGAACCACCAACACGTGATACTGATTGTCCAGCATTAATGGCTGGTCTTACACCTGAGAAGAATAAATCAGATTGTAAGAAGATTTGACCATCAGTAATAGAAATAACGTTTGTTGGAACGTATGCTGAAATATCCCCAGCTTGTGTTTCGATGATAGGTAATGCAGTAATAGAACCGCCGCCTAAATCGTCATTAAGTTTTGCTGCTCTTTCAAGTAGTCTACTATGTAAGTAGAATACATCACCAGGATATGCTTCACGACCTGGAGGTCTACGTAAAAGTAATGATAATTCACGATAAGCTGCTGCTTGTTTTGTTAAATCATCATAAACAATTAATACATGTTTACCATTAAACATGAACTCTTCACCCATTGTTACACCTGAGTATGGTGCAATATATAATAATGGTGATGGTTCAGATGCTGATGCCGCTACGATAATTGTATAATCTAGTGCTCCAGCTTGTCTTAGTTTTTCTACGTTTGCTCTTACTGTTGAATCCTTTTGACCAATAGCAACATAAATACAAATAGTTCCTTGATCTTTTTGATTTAAAATTGTATCAATAGCAATGGTAGTCTTACCTGTTTGACGGTCACCAATGATTAACTCACGTTGACCTCTACCAATTGGAACTAAGGCATCAATCGCTTTAATACCTGTTTGTAATGGTTCATCAACAGATTTACGATCCATTACGCCAGTTGCTTTTTTCTCAACTGGACGTGTTTTTGTTGTATTAATAGGTCCTTGTCCATCTATAGGTTGGCCTAATGGATTTACAACTCTTCCAATTAATTCTTCGCCTACTGGTACTTCCATAATACGGCCAGTACGTTTAACTTCATCACCTTCAGTAATATCTGTGTATGGTCCTAAAATAACAACACCTACATTAGATTCTTCAAGGTTTTGTGCTAAACCTAAAACACCGTTTTGGAATTCAACTAGTTCCCCAGCCATAACGTCATTTAATCCGTGTATTAATGCAATACCGTCACCAATTTGTAATACAGTACCGACATCTGTTACGGACATTTCTGACTCATAATTTTCAATTTGTGAGCGAAGTAATGCACTGATTTCTTCAGCTTTGATGGCCATCTATGTCACTCCTCTTTAATATTAATTAGCTCTTTTAAATTTTCTTTGTAGTTGGACAAGATCATTTCTTACACTTCCATCTAGAACAGTAGTGCCAACTTTAACTCTAAAACCACCAATTAAATCTGGATTTATTTTAGTATCTACGATCACTTTAGATAACTTTGTTTGTTGAGTAATAAGGTTGATAATCTTATCTAATTCTTCTTGATTCAATTCGTAAGTTGATTCGATTGTTGCATAATCTTGATTATAGTATTTATTATAGAATCCTTGAAATGCATTAAACACATCGCTTACTAATGCAATATGTCTATTATCTGCTAATACATATAGCATATTTTTAATGTACGGATTAACATCTACAAATACATTATCAATTAAGCTACGACGATCTTGTACAGTATGCGTCGGATTACTATCTACCATTTCTAAGTCTTTAATTTTATCTGATACAGCTTGATTGATTATTTCAAATTGTTCATTAATGACTTCTAAGTTATTTGTATCTAGAGACACATCAAATAATGCTTTAGCATATTTATTAGCTACTTTTACCATTATTTATCGCCTGCCTCTTTTAAATACTTATCAACCAATTCTTTTTGATCTTGCTCAGAAATTTCTTTTCTAAGCACTTTAGAAGCTATTAATACTGATAATTCAGATACTTGATTATTAATATCAGCAATAGCACGTTCTTTTTGGCTATTGATTTCACTTTGTGCAGTTTCAATCATACCGTTAGCACGAACATTGGCTTCATGAATGATTTGTTCTTGCTGTTCACGTGCTTGAACTTTAGCATCTTCTAATATTTTTTGAACTTCTTCTTGAGTCTCTTTTAATTTTTGTTTGTTTTCTTCTTCAAGTTTTTGTGCATTTAATTTTGCTTGTTCAGCGTCATCGATATCTTTATTAATATCTTTTTCACGTTTGTCCATCACTTGTTTCAATGGACCCCATGCGAATTTTTTAAGTAACGCCAGTAAAACGATGAAAGTTAGGACTTGTACGATAACAGTTCCCCACTCGACACCGCCAGCTGCACCAAGAACGAATAAGTTAGCTGTTTCAGTCACGGGTTCATGACACTCCTTTCATAAAAGTAATCGCTAGTGTTAAATAAAAACGAATGGCGAAGGTCTAAACGTATGAGACTTCGCCTTTATCTGTAAATTATCCAGCAAATGTCATGAAGGCAATAACTACACCGATGATAGGTAATGCTTCAACTAAACCTACACCAATAAACATAATACCCATTAATTGACCACGTGCTTCAGGTTGACGTGCAACACCTTCTACTGTTCTTGAAACGATAAGACCATTACCGATACCTGCTCCTAATGCTGATAAACCAATTGCGATTGCTGCTGCTATTAAATTCATAATTTATTTTCCTCCTGTGATTGTATATAATTTTTAAAATTTGTTAGTGTTCATCTGCCACTTTATGTGACATATAAACCATTGATAGCATAATAAAGATATATGCTTGGATAGTTCCTACAAATATTGAGAATGCTTGCCAAACTATAAGGCCTGGTATACTAATAATCCAACCCCATGCTGGTTCATTAAATACTAAACCTGCTAATAATGTTAATAGTATCTCACCAGCAAAGATATTACCGTACAAACGTAAACCAAGTGTTAACGTTGAAGTGAATTCTTCAAAGACATTAATAATTGCCAGTGGCCAGAATGGTTGAACATAACCTTTAAGATATTTTTTAGTACCTCGCATTTTAATACCATAAAAGTGAGTCAACAATATGACTGTTGTAGACAATGTTAAAGTTACTGTTGCATCAGCTGTAGGTGATTTCCACCATAATGTGTGATCTTTTGTCACAATTGAAAATGGAAGCCCTAACATATTGGCAACAAAGATATAAAGTATCAAAGTAACTGCTAAGAAGTGGAATTGACCACCTTTTTTCCAAGCCATGTTCCCTTCAATGATTCCCCTCACGAAATCAAAAATCCATTCAATGAAATTTTGTTTACCAGTTGGTCGTTTTTGTAAATTACGTGTACAAATGATAGCTATAAATAAAACAATCAGCGCAGTTACTACTATCATCAGTATACTAGCTAAATTAAAAACGATATCAAAACCGAATAAATTCCAACTCACTAGTGGGGATTTGTGATCCATAATCTCACCTCTTTCTTCCTTTATTTACTCACCTTTAGTAAAGGACGTATGATAACTACAACATAAGAAATCATCAAACCAATAATAATACCAATAATATTGATAGTTTCTTTGTTAAAATACCAAATAATACAAGCTAATATCGCAACTAAATATCGCCACATATTACCGGTAGAAATATGCATCGTGTCATCTTTCTTGGCATTATCCAAGTATATTTCAAAGATGTATGTATTAACCATGGAAGCTATAATGCCTATCATCAAACCTAATATAAAAGGATGATGATTAAAAAAATACACAATCGCTAATATTAACAATATATATAAATAATATTGGATAAATTGTTTGAAAATGTTGTAGAAACGACTCATTTTTATGCCTCCGTGTGACTGTAATCAATCATGAAAACCCTTCCACTCATACAATCTAAATGATAATATAGGCGTTATACGGTGTCAATTCTATTCAAATGGTTGTTGAAAATTCGAAATATCCAGACACAATTTAGACATATTTTAATAATTTATATTATTTTTATTGAAAATCTACTGGTTGATCTTCAATAAGTCCTAAATAAAACTTAATATGTTTTATTATTCTGTCAGAAGCTTGACCATCTCCATATGGATTTTGCGCTTGACTCATTTGCTGATACAGTTCGTCATTTTCAATCAATTGTTTAGTTGCGTCATAGACATTGTGTTGCTCTGTACCTACGACTTTTAAAGTGCCCGCTTCTACACCTTCAGGTCGTTCAGTCACTTCCCTAAGTACTAACACAGGTTTATGAAGTGATGGTGCTTCTTCTTGAATACCGCCAGAATCAGTCAAAATTAGAAATGCTTCCTTAGCAAAATTATGAAAATCAACAACATCTAGTGGTTCAATTAGTTCAATGCGTTCATTATGTCCTAAATATTGATAAGCAAGTTCCCTCACTTTAGGGTTCTTGTGCATTGGATATACTAACGCTAAGTCGTCAAATTCTTCAATTAATTGTTTAACTGCTTTAAAAATATTCACCATAGGTTGCCCTAAGTTTTCTCTTCTATGGGCAGTCATCAAAATGTATTTCTTATGACTATATTTATCAATAATTGCAGATTGATAGTTATCAGCAATAGTATATTTCATTGCATCTATAGCAGTATTACCTGTTATAAAGACACTATTTTTATCTTTTTGTTCATCTAACAAATGTTGAGCTGCATCCCTAGTAGGGGCAAAATGCAAATCAGCTAACACACCAACCATTTGTCTATTCATTTCTTCAGGATAAGGAGAATACTTATCATAACTTCTTAATCCTGCTTCAACATGGCCAATAGGTACTTGATTATAGAAAGCTGCTAACCCTCCAGAGAATGTCGTCATTGTATCTCCGTGTACAAGTACCATATCTGGCGCTTCTTGTTGAATGACATTTTCAAGTTGTGTCATAGCTTTAGTTGTCATTTCAGACAGTGTTTGGCCTTGTTTCATAATATTCAAATCATATTTTGGTTTGATGTCAAAGGTATTAAGC containing:
- the fabZ gene encoding 3-hydroxyacyl-ACP dehydratase FabZ codes for the protein METIFDYNQIKQIIPHRQPFLLIDKVVEYEEGTRCVAIKQVSGNEPFFQGHFPDYAVMPGVLITEALAQTGAVAILNSEENKGKIALFAGIDKCRFKRQVVPGDTLTLEVEITKIKGPIGKGSAKATVDGQLACSCELTFAIQDVK
- the murA gene encoding UDP-N-acetylglucosamine 1-carboxyvinyltransferase, which codes for MDKIVIKGGNRLTGEVKVEGAKNAVLPILTASLLASDKPSKLVNVPALSDVETINNVLSTLNADVTYKKEENSVIVDATSTLNEEAPYEYVSKMRASILVMGPLLARLGHAIVALPGGCAIGSRPIEQHIKGFEALGADIHLENGNIYANAKDGLKGASIHLDFPSVGATQNLIMAASLANGKTVIENAAKEPEIVDLANYINEMGGRITGAGTDTITINGVDRLVGVEHAIIPDRIEAGTLLIAGAITRGDVLVHGAIKEHMASLVYKLEEMGVQLEYLEDAIRVTVDDELQPVDIKTLPHPGFPTDMQSQMMALLLTANGHKVVTETVFENRFMHVAEFKRMNANINVEGRSAKIEGKSSLQGAQVKATDLRAAAALILAGLVADGTTQVTELKHLDRGYVDLHGKLKQLGADIVRIND
- a CDS encoding DUF1146 family protein encodes the protein MDYLGQFAVIHLVLHVVCICIAYWALHSVRLDQFFKKGYTLQLQVCMIFIAILLGTAVSNFIVDLLQYSTQVKYLIK
- a CDS encoding F0F1 ATP synthase subunit epsilon, whose product is MNTLNLDIVTPNGSVYDRDDVELTVMQTTAGEMGIMSGHIPTVAALTTGYVKVNFHNGAEYVAVSDGFVEVRQHKVSIIVQTAETAAEIDVERAKLAKARAESHLENEDDNTDINRAERALQRANNRLRVAELT
- the atpD gene encoding F0F1 ATP synthase subunit beta; translation: MGIGRVTQVMGPVIDVRFEHNEVPKINNALVIEVPKEEGTIQLTLEVALQLGDDVVRTIAMDSTDGVQRGMDVQDTGKEISVPVGDETLGRVFNVLGEAIDLKGDVPESVRRDPIHRQAPAFDELSTEVQILETGIKVVDLLAPYIKGGKIGLFGGAGVGKTVLIQELINNIAQEHGGISVFAGVGERTREGNDLYFEMSDSGVIKKTAMVFGQMNEPPGARMRVALSGLTMAEYFRDEQGQDVLLFIDNIFRFTQAGSEVSALLGRMPSAVGYQPTLATEMGQLQERITSTTKGSVTSIQAVFVPADDYTDPAPATAFAHLDATTNLERKLTEMGIYPAVDPLASTSRALEPSIVGQEHYEVARDVQSTLQKYRELQDIIAILGMDELSDEDKQTVERARRIQFFLSQNFHVAEQFTGQKGSYVPVKTTVQNFKDILEGKYDHIPEDAFRLVGSMDDVIEKAKDMGVEV
- the atpG gene encoding ATP synthase F1 subunit gamma, with the translated sequence MASLKEIDSRIKSTKKMKQITKAMNMVSSSKLRRAEKNTKQFTPYMDKMQDAITAIAGGSSNTNHPMLRPRTITRSGYLVITSDKGLAGAYSANVLKKMVSDIEAKHQDSSEYSIVVLGQQGVDFLKNRGYEVEYSQVDVPDQPSFKSVQAIANHAIDLYSEEEIDELNIYYSHYVSVLENKPTKRQVLPLSQEDSSKGQGQMSSYEFEPDKESILSVILPQYVESLIYGTILDAKASEHATRMTAMKNATDNATELIDDLSLQYNRARQAEITQQITEIVGGSSALE
- the atpA gene encoding F0F1 ATP synthase subunit alpha, with amino-acid sequence MAIKAEEISALLRSQIENYESEMSVTDVGTVLQIGDGIALIHGLNDVMAGELVEFQNGVLGLAQNLEESNVGVVILGPYTDITEGDEVKRTGRIMEVPVGEELIGRVVNPLGQPIDGQGPINTTKTRPVEKKATGVMDRKSVDEPLQTGIKAIDALVPIGRGQRELIIGDRQTGKTTIAIDTILNQKDQGTICIYVAIGQKDSTVRANVEKLRQAGALDYTIIVAASASEPSPLLYIAPYSGVTMGEEFMFNGKHVLIVYDDLTKQAAAYRELSLLLRRPPGREAYPGDVFYLHSRLLERAAKLNDDLGGGSITALPIIETQAGDISAYVPTNVISITDGQIFLQSDLFFSGVRPAINAGQSVSRVGGSAQIKAMKKVAGTLRLDLASYRELESFAQFGSDLDEFTASKLERGKRTVEVLKQDQNKPLQVEYQVLIIYALTKGYLDDIPVVDISRFEDELNHWADQNATELLNEIRETGSLPDADKFDTAINNFKKSFSKSE
- a CDS encoding F0F1 ATP synthase subunit delta; the protein is MVKVANKYAKALFDVSLDTNNLEVINEQFEIINQAVSDKIKDLEMVDSNPTHTVQDRRSLIDNVFVDVNPYIKNMLYVLADNRHIALVSDVFNAFQGFYNKYYNQDYATIESTYELNQEELDKIINLITQQTKLSKVIVDTKINPDLIGGFRVKVGTTVLDGSVRNDLVQLQRKFKRAN
- a CDS encoding F0F1 ATP synthase subunit B; protein product: MTETANLFVLGAAGGVEWGTVIVQVLTFIVLLALLKKFAWGPLKQVMDKREKDINKDIDDAEQAKLNAQKLEEENKQKLKETQEEVQKILEDAKVQAREQQEQIIHEANVRANGMIETAQSEINSQKERAIADINNQVSELSVLIASKVLRKEISEQDQKELVDKYLKEAGDK
- the atpE gene encoding F0F1 ATP synthase subunit C → MNLIAAAIAIGLSALGAGIGNGLIVSRTVEGVARQPEARGQLMGIMFIGVGLVEALPIIGVVIAFMTFAG
- the atpB gene encoding F0F1 ATP synthase subunit A encodes the protein MDHKSPLVSWNLFGFDIVFNLASILMIVVTALIVLFIAIICTRNLQKRPTGKQNFIEWIFDFVRGIIEGNMAWKKGGQFHFLAVTLILYIFVANMLGLPFSIVTKDHTLWWKSPTADATVTLTLSTTVILLTHFYGIKMRGTKKYLKGYVQPFWPLAIINVFEEFTSTLTLGLRLYGNIFAGEILLTLLAGLVFNEPAWGWIISIPGLIVWQAFSIFVGTIQAYIFIMLSMVYMSHKVADEH
- the wecB gene encoding non-hydrolyzing UDP-N-acetylglucosamine 2-epimerase, translating into MKKIMTVFGTRPEAIKMAPLVKALEQDDMLEPIVVVTAQHREMLDSVLNTFDIKPKYDLNIMKQGQTLSEMTTKAMTQLENVIQQEAPDMVLVHGDTMTTFSGGLAAFYNQVPIGHVEAGLRSYDKYSPYPEEMNRQMVGVLADLHFAPTRDAAQHLLDEQKDKNSVFITGNTAIDAMKYTIADNYQSAIIDKYSHKKYILMTAHRRENLGQPMVNIFKAVKQLIEEFDDLALVYPMHKNPKVRELAYQYLGHNERIELIEPLDVVDFHNFAKEAFLILTDSGGIQEEAPSLHKPVLVLREVTERPEGVEAGTLKVVGTEQHNVYDATKQLIENDELYQQMSQAQNPYGDGQASDRIIKHIKFYLGLIEDQPVDFQ